The genomic segment aaagtaaaacttttttcttttcttttttttttaattcagtgataattaaatttaaatactGAGGACCTTTTCTGTTTGGCTCCTAGTTTAAATCTGTGGTTTCACAACAGTAAAGGAAACAAGTCTGTTATGTGAGAGATTTGAATGCATTTTCTTAGTATTTTGGGCTTTTTCATCaatgcatttattattttataaaccTTTTCTTCCACTCGAGTAAAATTtaagcaaaaatgtttttaaaaaggtttcCAGTAATTTTCCTTTGGCTCTGAACAAAATCTCTTTGGGTGTTGCCAGAAATTCCTCTGTGCAGAAAAACGCCCTAATTAAATTtctctggttaaaaaaaaactttcattgTCTGCTACTGTGCTGAGCACCTTTATCTGAAATGAGTCTGACTTCAAATATGCATCCAGCATGGCAAAAAAGTGCAGTTTTATAGTTAACTTGTCTTCTAAAGATTCTTTTTTGTGAATCTGAATGATGTTTAAAGTTGGTGACTGTGCTGATTTATACTTTGTGTCTGTGATAAGCTTCCAACTTGATCTTCTTCTGTGCAGAGGGAGTGCATCTCTATCCATGTGGGCCAAGCAGGTGTCCAGATGGGAAATGCCTGCTGGGAGCTCTTCTGCCTGGAGCATGGTGTTGGGCCTGATGGCGTCTTCCTGGACTCTCCAGCTGAAGCAAACTCTCGAGAAGATCCTTTCAACACTTTCTTCAACACTGGGAGCTCTGGGCGTCACGTTCCACGAGCGATATACGTGGACCTGGAGCCCACTGTGGTTGGTGAGCAGCTTTGATTATGTGCTTTTTTTACcctccttatttttttttattaacatttgGGGTCCAATTATCTTTGGTCATAAGTATCAAGTGTGACACATTTCAATCCACATGAGCCGTGTGCAGTTAAGACTGGTATCCAGGCAACAAGTGCAGTCGTGAGTCCTTCACCTTTTATTGAATGGATATTATGTAAACAGCTGGATGTGGAGTGCAATATTCAGTGGATTTCAGCAGGGAAAGAACATTTTCTTCCATTATGTCTCAACCTTTTTCCAGacttttattgtttcattttatataaCTGTTTACCAAGCCTTCACTGAACggtcttaaaataaaatatttctttcacAAATTTAGTTTCTCTAAGGTTCTGCAAAAAACCACATGACCTGTggataaataatgaaaaataacataGTTAAGGAGCAGACCTTCACTACAGCAGCCCAAGCAGCAGCCTctggggctgaaaaatgaacatgtgtcaaaaactgcagctcctctaatggccacttgaggtgAGTCAATCCACAGAGAACTTTATAtcatttaagataagataagataagataagatgacctttattagtcccacacattAAAAGCGCATTTacaaccaaaaaagaaaagaaataaacagattttgCTTGTAGGGATCGTTTCTCCCTTCCTGCAGTCAGTACAGTGGTGGATGTGCCTGCCTGCTAGGTCTCAACTCATCTGTTGAGccactgaactggacctctttgttgtatttgtgtttttggtgaTTGCTGGAGCAGTTTGATAGAATTATCTGGGAAATAATGTGACATGCTCTGTCGAagaagtttgtgcttcagttttgatTGAGGAAATTCTAGTATtttgtctattttatttatttatgtgattAAAAGTTTAAGCAAGCACCTTCATATGTGAAGTTAAAATATAATTTGATATTTTTGACCTGTCAGGTTATCTCTTGCTACATTTTGTCAACTTCATGGCTCCACGCTGTATCACACTTGAGTAAAGTCTACATTTTATCACCTGCATCCTCACTGCATTAGATTAGATCTTGACTGATAAAATATAGTAAAATGGTGGGATTACCACATTGATGTGTTAAAACATGAGGAGTGTGCAAACAAAcgtcagacaaaaaaaagagtgagtTGTTTATTAAGATAAAACCCCCTAAAAAGCAGTTCAGatctaaaataagaaaaaagaccAAAAGTAAACAgtccaaaatacaaacaaaacaatgaaaagaaaactttgAGGAACACAGGATTATGTAGTTTGAACCAAAAGACAGGGCTATTTATACACATGCATTTATACACTGAGGGCTAATGAGGGGAGAAGAAACAGCTCGGTAACAAGGAACAGGTGAACTTAATCAAGGATAATGAAGCGGGGAGAGTAAACCAGGTGAACACTGAGATAAGACACCAGCACGCTAGGAAACAAGGGACCACACCCAAAGAATGCTAATCAACACACTTGAGCAAAAATGTGAAACTCAAATCTAATAATAAATCTATGGACCGAACACAGTGCTAAATAACAattcaaagtaaaagaaaaaaaaccctcaaaattCAGGGGCTAAGAAGCAGGATCATGGCCTAGGCACTTAAAGGGGAGATGAGTCGGGTCTGAATGTGATCTTTCCTTCCAGATGAAGTGAGGGTCGGAAAGTACAGGGAGCTCTTCCACCCTGAGCAGCTGATCTCTGGAAAAGAAGATGCAGCCAACAACTACGCTCGAGGTCATTACACTGTCGGGAAAGAAATCATTGATGGAGTCATGGAGCGCATCCGTAAAATGGTTAGTAATAATGAAAGAGAAGctctgctatttttttttatcagtaggGGTAATGGTGCTCTTATAatagttttattattaaaacctttttattattTGGACTGTTTAtctaagttttcttttttttctctagttattcatttatttatttgaggtTTAGTGACTGTAATTTGAAACGTTTTGggggttttgtgtttatttgttttttttatatatagtttATCCGTATTACTAGACTCACAGTTTAAAATAACCTTTGTTTATCTTGTGCTGTTGCCCCTTTCAGAAACAAACCATTTAAGCTCTTCTCGCTTTAAGGGGACTCCTCTCAAACAGCAGTTGTATTCCTATTGTTAGAGCAAATACATGACATGGAATAAGGAGAAGCATCATAATTCCCCTTTGAATCAATGATGTGACACTTAAAGGAATATCCTGCTTCCTTTCTAGGTTTGAATCAGATGAGAAGATGGTAACTCTAGTATACCAATGCTACTGGCGTCAGTTACCCCAGGTCCCCCTCCCTGCTCATCTTAACCTCACAGCATAGCTTGTTGTAGCTTGTGTTTAAGAAACTGTTGCACCAACTTTGGCACAACCCCATAAAACCTGTTTGCACCggtataaaataataattagcaGAATTTAGAAGAACTGGTTTTACTACAGTAATAAAACTTTCAGCCTTTAGGCTATAGCAAGCTAACAGGCTGGTGGGTTTTGATACATATTGAACAGACAGATATGTGAGTGATGCTAAATTAAGTTCCAGGAATGAGGCAAATGagcacaatatgaaaaaaagtcagttaatgttttattttagactgttgtgtttattattaatcaTTTTCAGATTGGTACACTTTCTACCTGAAAGCAGCCAACGACAGACAACTTTAACATTTATTCATgggtgtttttatgtttaaggcTTTTGCTTTATATTGTCAGCACTTTAGTGGTTCACTGTGGATGGTTCACCATTGCAAAGACGGCAACAGATTATCATATGTATGGGAAGAATAAGAACTTTAAAAGCTCTTTTCGATCTATGAAATCCAACATGctaactgttttctttttaatagttttttttcttccatgctTATCACATTGTCCTTATCTGCAGATAGACTTTTCTGGCTTTTGTCAGTTATCGTTCTCCAACAGAGACAGGGGTCATTACACCCCCTGCCATCTGCATTAGACGTAGACAGACTCTTAGCTAACTCGATACATGATGAAGACTATAATCTGTGGTTGAAAGCCCTAAAAATATTCTACTCAAAGCTTCACCTCAGCCATCACCCAAACATGCCGAGCTTATTAACAAAAAAATGCTTATGTTTTCAAGCAGTTATGAGCTTGGTTTCAATAAACGTTTTCAATAAATATCTGGTTTGTTCAAAATCCAAATTTTTATGCAATAATTCATCTTAACACTGGcactctccaaaagttgattctgttcatctggacgtagtgttttgtgggagaaacgtttcgtcactcatccaagtgacttcttcagtctcagctgactgcaggttcccccaaatcttataaacagtacatttgcataatgactgaaaccagcccactgaaggaacaatgggctgggaggtcagttccttaatcttaattatgcaaaatttcatgaccattgatcaacaaccactgaccaaagctcactgatcaaagcccactgatcaatggccatgagtaccattcacagagagttggggaatggctgcaatcacagcgttgtaagatgacgaaagatgtacccttaggccccctcctcgattcagagatggtctttcccttttcacataaatggcctccttgacttcctggacagggaggaatgctggtttgagcgcggagtcatagaggccattgatcagtgggttttgatcAGTGAgctttggtcagtggttgttgatcaatggtcatgaaattttgcataattaagattaaggaactgacctcccagcccattgttccttcagtgggctggtttcagtcattatgcaaatgtactgtttataagatttgggggaacctgcagtcagctgagactgaagaagtcacttggatgagtgacgaaacgtttctcccacaaaacgctacgtccagatgaacagaatcaacttttggagatttacttacctggatgattgagcatgcatcaagacttaACACTGGCAGATTCCAAGAAATTTCAAAACTCAGGCATCAAAGTGAAatgcaataaaagaaaatattgcaAGATAACCAGACCGGTCGCTTGCTTCAGTGCTCATTAACAGTATCTGAGCTACTTTTCCCACATGAACTACAACTAGAGGAGATTTGGGGGAACTTTCTCCTCTGCCTTTTAATCCCATTGTACAGAAACTGTCTACAGGCATTCATGAAATAGCCctgaaagaagaggagcaaaTGACTAAAGAACCATTTACACCTTCTTCTAGgcaataaacacattttttttttaaagtttaaagttgtttttgtttaaagttttttaaagttgtttaGATTCCACAAGTTTTTCTTATAGTGAAGCTGTTTGGCCCCGTATAAAATCAGCTAATGCATGCTGATTGGTCTGTTAAGGGAGATAAACTCCCACAATAGCAACTGTTTCCAAATGATAGCTAGAAGttagaaatttattttaacTTCAACAGAAACTGGCATGTGCGTGTAGGAAGCAGTTGGTTTTGGTGGTTGATAGTGATTTCCATCAGGAGGCCTTGGCTGCTGTTTCTTCTGCTTGTGCTGCTATAATCAAAACTGCAGATGCTGCAAAGTGGCTTGTGGTGTCCTCAAGACTGATACACGCGTGGTTTGGTACAACTGAAACCTGTAAGAAATGGAAAAATGGAAccagttgttaaaaaaaaaaaaaaaaaaaaaaaaaaatttatgaaatgatgaaaattcaatttagttttatttatatagcaccagttCACAACGACACCTGACCTGTTTGATAAACTGTATGAAATTTGGCTTTAGCTGCTTTAATACTGAAAACTCTTGTGTCTCGTCAGACCGACCAGTGCACCGGCCTGCAGGGTTTCCTCGTCTTTCACAGCTTTGGAGGTGGTACCGGCTCTGGCTTCACCTCTCTGCTAATGGAGCGTCTTTCGCTCGATTACGGCAAGAAATCCAAGTTGGAGTTTGCAATCTACCCAGCTCCTCAAGTGTCCACAGCAGTGGTGGAGCCCTACAATGCCATCCTGACCACCCACACCACCCTGGAGCACTCCGACTGTGCCTTCATGGTTGATAATGAGGCCATCTACGACATCTGTCATCGTAATATAGACATTGAGAGTCCTGGTTACATCAACCTCAACAGACTGATTGGTCAGATTGTCTCCTCAATCACAGCCTCCCTTCGTTTTGATGGCGCCCTCAATGTGGATCTGATGGAGTTCCAGACCAACCTGGTCCCATTTCCTCGTATTCACTTCCCTCTGGTTACCTACTCACCAATCATCTCTGCTGAGAAGGCGTACCACGAGCAGCTGACTGTGTCTGAGATTACCAGTGCTTGCTTTGAACCGACCAACCAGATGGTCAAGTGTGATCCTCGTAACGGCAAGTACATGGCGTGCTGCATGCTGTACCGAGGCGATGTCATCCCAAAGGATGTGAACGCTGCCATTGCAAATATCAAGACCCGGCGCTCCATTCAGTTTGTCGATTGGTGCCCCACTGGCTTCAAGGTTAGTAGCCATCAAAGAcattataaaagatggatgttatGAAGTTCTGTTTTGAAACCTCAAGCTGAACAATGTCACATTAACATCTTGGTGtttgaaaacaggaaatggTGAGCAAGGGGTTGATCTTAATTAGAAATTGACCGGCCAGTGAAAATACCCTGAAGAGTCCTCAATTCTGACCTCAATGATgttcataatttacaaaatggacatcatattttatttaatgtgacCAGAAATCAGTAATTGAACACATAAAGTCATCAGAAAAAGCTAAGATGGCCATGTGGACATTAACCTTAGTTTTAGAGCTTTTTCATACAGAGTAATCCAAACTGCACAGCAACATGTTAACAACTAACGTAGCATTGTGGATGGATCATCTCAGAGGTTCTCTTGACTGAGGTTTTCGGTGTCTTCTACCTTCCATTCCATCCTGTGGATCAGCATgatgaaaagaaacacaacttaTAATGATTTCTATTGTGAGCTCCAATAGGTTGTCTATATGGAcaagctgtgatcagctgacctgttcTGCTACTCTGAGgtttactgctctttgtggatttacacagctgaattcaacaagatgtAAGCGGATGTTTCACAGGCTATCATTACATACTGTCTTGACAGTATACTGTTTATATTGTCTGTATACTAGGCAGGATAAACAGTATGCTGTCTAGTATACAGACAGTATACtttttatgctgtatttatACTAGACGGTAAACAGTTgatattaaagtgcaattcagTGAATGAATCTAAGCATCATCAGCTTAAATCCAAATTCATCTCTACTATACTTAATGTTTCCTAACTCTGTTCATGAACACCACAGTCATTATACACCAGTCCATCACACTGGTTTACTGTGAGTTCATTACAGTGAGGCAAGCAAACCTGTTTATTCTGCATTAAATTGCTGAGTGTTTTAATGCAACCTTTAACACAGTTAGTCTACcttagtttgttttgcagggcgttccacatgaaaaaaaaacacaacttcacATAGTGTATAGATCCACTCTGTACATGATGTGACGTTATCCAGTGAGGACTTGCATGTAAGCTTTAGCTTTCCAGTTTATCAAATACCACTGAACAGTTCTTACCTATAAATGAAGTTAGGTACAGCTGCTTAAAATGGCTATGGCGCTATAAATTATGTACCTTTCATCTTTTTGTATGCAATAACCCCCAGTGATCGATAGACCATTAGGACTGCCTTTCATTGTTACTGCTCAAACAGGTCTGATGTTTAAAGGCTAGATGTGAAAtaataactcccctcaaatgTCTTAAACCAAAAATGAgaagcctgttttgaaaatgtaaagagTAGAAAGTACAGCTATTGGTCTTAAAATGTACGGagaaaaagtacaaagttgtgtgaaaaataaatactcaagtaaaaaacaaactgaaaattgTACTTAAGCACAGTAATGAAGTATTTGTACTATGGTACCTACCACCTCTGCAAACTGCTCAGAGCTACTTCCCACTACTGCCTTATTCACCATAGCAAGTGGCATAATCTGGCAGATTTTTATGTTTGGTTCCCTTCAACTAACAGGATTTTTGTCTCCTCCCAGAATTTAACtgttaggcaaatgtgtaaaccactcgACTAAACCTCATAAATCCACTTTCCATGGCTGCCTGGATGTTAATCTTTAACACCCGAAAGAACAGGGTAGAGAATTTTGACTGTTTTAACCCTAAGTGGTTCCTCAGTGTCTGCGAAGGAGCATTTAAACCTAGAAATGGCTAATGATGTCAGATGTAATCAGTAGTCACACAGGCCGGGAAATCAGTCACTGACCCCATGAAATCAGGCATCACTAGAGAACATGTGTAGCAAGTAAAATACGTCTTTTTACATTACAGGTGAACATTCTCCATTTCTGGTTTGCATctcactttttcagttttcactaCCGTTTGATGATTAGTTGGTgactgtttgcagacaagtcggtATCTTTCATGCCAAAAATGGCTGACTGCCGAAATCTGAGAtcaaccaaagcaatcataaCTGCAACTTCCTGCAGCCATTTGCCAGCCGGTCAgggaaaacatatttagtaGTTGCTAGGTTGCCAACacgtctctaggcctgtgtaaCTGAGGTCTAACAAGTACACCTTAAGATACGTCATGTTTCTGACTTTTAACTTTGTCTTTACAGGTCGGCATTAATTACCAGCCTCCAACTGCAGTTCCTGGTGGAGACCTGGCCAAGGTCCAGAGGGCTGTATGCATGCTGAGCAACACCACTGCTATTGCAGAAGCCTGGTCTCGTCTTGACCACAAATTTGACCTGATGTACGCTAAGCGTGCATTCGTCCACTGGTACGTGGGTGAGGGCATGGAGGAGGGAGAGTTTGCAGAGGCCAGAGAGGACCTGGCTTGTTTGGAGAAAGATTACGAGGAGTTGGGCCGAATGAACCCCGACTCTGAAAACGACGAAGAATACTGAAATTTGTAAGGCCTAAATCTGTGACAGCAAAGCTGTTATTTACTCCCAAATAACCAAAGCGATGCATTTCTCACTGCCTTTTTTGTAATGCCATTTTTATGTGAGCTAAGTTTTATTTGAATTGTGCTCTGAATAAATTTTGTCTTTGCATCTTCTGTGTGAAACTTGTCAGACTCAGTGGTCTAAGATGGTGCCAGGTAACCACATGTGACCCCTTTACAAATCAGGCCAAGGGGTCTTTGATGCAAGCCTTTCCACCCCCCTCCTGCTCATATTTCCTGTCTGCTTCTACAATTCACGCAAGCCACTGGTGTCAAACGTTACCCATGACTAATAAGAAGAGCCTATTAATCA from the Pelmatolapia mariae isolate MD_Pm_ZW linkage group LG20, Pm_UMD_F_2, whole genome shotgun sequence genome contains:
- the tuba5 gene encoding tubulin alpha 5 — translated: MRECISIHVGQAGVQMGNACWELFCLEHGVGPDGVFLDSPAEANSREDPFNTFFNTGSSGRHVPRAIYVDLEPTVVDEVRVGKYRELFHPEQLISGKEDAANNYARGHYTVGKEIIDGVMERIRKMTDQCTGLQGFLVFHSFGGGTGSGFTSLLMERLSLDYGKKSKLEFAIYPAPQVSTAVVEPYNAILTTHTTLEHSDCAFMVDNEAIYDICHRNIDIESPGYINLNRLIGQIVSSITASLRFDGALNVDLMEFQTNLVPFPRIHFPLVTYSPIISAEKAYHEQLTVSEITSACFEPTNQMVKCDPRNGKYMACCMLYRGDVIPKDVNAAIANIKTRRSIQFVDWCPTGFKVGINYQPPTAVPGGDLAKVQRAVCMLSNTTAIAEAWSRLDHKFDLMYAKRAFVHWYVGEGMEEGEFAEAREDLACLEKDYEELGRMNPDSENDEEY